The Halichoerus grypus chromosome 15, mHalGry1.hap1.1, whole genome shotgun sequence genome includes a window with the following:
- the ISOC2 gene encoding isochorismatase domain-containing protein 2 isoform X5, whose protein sequence is MRSHLAALHSFLQDMAAVKPSLGRVLPGSSILFLCDMQEKFRHIAYFPQIVSVAARMLKNTTLDLLDRGLQVHVVVDACSSRSQVDRLVALARMRQSGAFLSTSEGLILQLVRDAAHPQFKEIQKIIKEPAPDSGLLSLFQGQNPLFR, encoded by the exons ATGAGGTCGCACCTAGCAGCGCTTCATTCCTTTCTACAG GACATGGCGGCTGTGAAGCCCAGCCTGGGCCGAGTCCTCCCTGGATCATCCATCCTATTCCTGTGTGACATGCAGGAGAAGTTCCGACATATTGCATACTTCCCCCAGATTGTCTCTGTGGCCGCCCGCATGCTCAAG AACACCACCTTGGACCTCCTGGACCGTGGGCTGCAGGTCCATGTGGTGGTGGACGCCTGCTCTTCCCGCAG ccAGGTGGACAGGCTGGTGGCGCTGGCCCGGATGCGGCAGAGTGGCGCCTTCCTCTCTACCAGTGAAGGGCTGATTCTGCAGCTTGTGCGTGATGCCGCCCACCCCCAGTTTAAGGAG ATCCAGAAGATCATCAAGGAGCCTGCCCCGGACAGCGGGCTGCTGAGCCTCTTCCAAGGCCAGAACCCCCTCTTCCGCTGA
- the ISOC2 gene encoding isochorismatase domain-containing protein 2 isoform X3 has product MRSHLAALHSFLQDMAAVKPSLGRVLPGSSILFLCDMQEKFRHIAYFPQIVSVAARMLKVARLLAVPAVLTEQYPAGLGPTVPELGAEGLLPVAKTCFSMVPAVLEELDSRPQLRSVLLCGIETQACILNTTLDLLDRGLQVHVVVDACSSRRWTGWWRWPGCGRVAPSSLPVKG; this is encoded by the exons ATGAGGTCGCACCTAGCAGCGCTTCATTCCTTTCTACAG GACATGGCGGCTGTGAAGCCCAGCCTGGGCCGAGTCCTCCCTGGATCATCCATCCTATTCCTGTGTGACATGCAGGAGAAGTTCCGACATATTGCATACTTCCCCCAGATTGTCTCTGTGGCCGCCCGCATGCTCAAG GTGGCCAGGCTGCTGGCGGTACCCGCCGTGCTGACCGAGCAGTACCCAGCCGGCCTGGGCCCCACAGTGCCCGAGCTGGGGGCGGAGGGCCTGCTGCCGGTGGCCAAGACCTGCTTCAGCATGGTGCCCGCGGTGCTAGAGGAGCTGGACAGCCGGCCGCAGCTGCGTTCTGTGCTCCTCTGTGGCATTGAGACCCAGGCCTGCATCCTG AACACCACCTTGGACCTCCTGGACCGTGGGCTGCAGGTCCATGTGGTGGTGGACGCCTGCTCTTCCCGCAG GTGGACAGGCTGGTGGCGCTGGCCCGGATGCGGCAGAGTGGCGCCTTCCTCTCTACCAGTGAAGGGCTGA
- the ISOC2 gene encoding isochorismatase domain-containing protein 2 isoform X1: MRSHLAALHSFLQDMAAVKPSLGRVLPGSSILFLCDMQEKFRHIAYFPQIVSVAARMLKVARLLAVPAVLTEQYPAGLGPTVPELGAEGLLPVAKTCFSMVPAVLEELDSRPQLRSVLLCGIETQACILNTTLDLLDRGLQVHVVVDACSSRSQVDRLVALARMRQSGAFLSTSEGLILQLVRDAAHPQFKEIQKIIKEPAPDSGLLSLFQGQNPLFR; this comes from the exons ATGAGGTCGCACCTAGCAGCGCTTCATTCCTTTCTACAG GACATGGCGGCTGTGAAGCCCAGCCTGGGCCGAGTCCTCCCTGGATCATCCATCCTATTCCTGTGTGACATGCAGGAGAAGTTCCGACATATTGCATACTTCCCCCAGATTGTCTCTGTGGCCGCCCGCATGCTCAAG GTGGCCAGGCTGCTGGCGGTACCCGCCGTGCTGACCGAGCAGTACCCAGCCGGCCTGGGCCCCACAGTGCCCGAGCTGGGGGCGGAGGGCCTGCTGCCGGTGGCCAAGACCTGCTTCAGCATGGTGCCCGCGGTGCTAGAGGAGCTGGACAGCCGGCCGCAGCTGCGTTCTGTGCTCCTCTGTGGCATTGAGACCCAGGCCTGCATCCTG AACACCACCTTGGACCTCCTGGACCGTGGGCTGCAGGTCCATGTGGTGGTGGACGCCTGCTCTTCCCGCAG ccAGGTGGACAGGCTGGTGGCGCTGGCCCGGATGCGGCAGAGTGGCGCCTTCCTCTCTACCAGTGAAGGGCTGATTCTGCAGCTTGTGCGTGATGCCGCCCACCCCCAGTTTAAGGAG ATCCAGAAGATCATCAAGGAGCCTGCCCCGGACAGCGGGCTGCTGAGCCTCTTCCAAGGCCAGAACCCCCTCTTCCGCTGA
- the ISOC2 gene encoding isochorismatase domain-containing protein 2 isoform X2 — protein MAAVKPSLGRVLPGSSILFLCDMQEKFRHIAYFPQIVSVAARMLKVARLLAVPAVLTEQYPAGLGPTVPELGAEGLLPVAKTCFSMVPAVLEELDSRPQLRSVLLCGIETQACILNTTLDLLDRGLQVHVVVDACSSRSQVDRLVALARMRQSGAFLSTSEGLILQLVRDAAHPQFKEIQKIIKEPAPDSGLLSLFQGQNPLFR, from the exons ATGGCGGCTGTGAAGCCCAGCCTGGGCCGAGTCCTCCCTGGATCATCCATCCTATTCCTGTGTGACATGCAGGAGAAGTTCCGACATATTGCATACTTCCCCCAGATTGTCTCTGTGGCCGCCCGCATGCTCAAG GTGGCCAGGCTGCTGGCGGTACCCGCCGTGCTGACCGAGCAGTACCCAGCCGGCCTGGGCCCCACAGTGCCCGAGCTGGGGGCGGAGGGCCTGCTGCCGGTGGCCAAGACCTGCTTCAGCATGGTGCCCGCGGTGCTAGAGGAGCTGGACAGCCGGCCGCAGCTGCGTTCTGTGCTCCTCTGTGGCATTGAGACCCAGGCCTGCATCCTG AACACCACCTTGGACCTCCTGGACCGTGGGCTGCAGGTCCATGTGGTGGTGGACGCCTGCTCTTCCCGCAG ccAGGTGGACAGGCTGGTGGCGCTGGCCCGGATGCGGCAGAGTGGCGCCTTCCTCTCTACCAGTGAAGGGCTGATTCTGCAGCTTGTGCGTGATGCCGCCCACCCCCAGTTTAAGGAG ATCCAGAAGATCATCAAGGAGCCTGCCCCGGACAGCGGGCTGCTGAGCCTCTTCCAAGGCCAGAACCCCCTCTTCCGCTGA
- the ISOC2 gene encoding isochorismatase domain-containing protein 2 isoform X4, protein MRSHLAALHSFLQDMAAVKPSLGRVLPGSSILFLCDMQEKFRHIAYFPQIVSVAARMLKVARLLAVPAVLTEQYPAGLGPTVPELGAEGLLPVAKTCFSMVPAVLEELDSRPQLRSVLLCGIETQACILNTTLDLLDRGLQVHVVVDACSSRRSRRSSRSLPRTAGC, encoded by the exons ATGAGGTCGCACCTAGCAGCGCTTCATTCCTTTCTACAG GACATGGCGGCTGTGAAGCCCAGCCTGGGCCGAGTCCTCCCTGGATCATCCATCCTATTCCTGTGTGACATGCAGGAGAAGTTCCGACATATTGCATACTTCCCCCAGATTGTCTCTGTGGCCGCCCGCATGCTCAAG GTGGCCAGGCTGCTGGCGGTACCCGCCGTGCTGACCGAGCAGTACCCAGCCGGCCTGGGCCCCACAGTGCCCGAGCTGGGGGCGGAGGGCCTGCTGCCGGTGGCCAAGACCTGCTTCAGCATGGTGCCCGCGGTGCTAGAGGAGCTGGACAGCCGGCCGCAGCTGCGTTCTGTGCTCCTCTGTGGCATTGAGACCCAGGCCTGCATCCTG AACACCACCTTGGACCTCCTGGACCGTGGGCTGCAGGTCCATGTGGTGGTGGACGCCTGCTCTTCCCGCAG ATCCAGAAGATCATCAAGGAGCCTGCCCCGGACAGCGGGCTGCTGA